One region of Carya illinoinensis cultivar Pawnee chromosome 8, C.illinoinensisPawnee_v1, whole genome shotgun sequence genomic DNA includes:
- the LOC122319270 gene encoding phosphoserine aminotransferase 1, chloroplastic-like, with protein sequence MAASPHSILLRNPNRPFLKTSSPPIFPTTTHLNSLKLPTKPISIRCAAPTQTQDQLPLTQTQSQDRVFNFAAGPATLPENVLLKAQSELYNWRGSGMSVMEMSHRGKEFLSIIQKAESDLRTLLNIPSEYAILFLQGGATTQFAAIPLNLVKPNDPVDYLVTGSWGDKAFKESKKFSKAKVIWSGKSDNYTRIPSFEGLEQRPDAKYLHICANETIHGVEFKNYPTPKNGILIADMSSNFCSKPVDVSKFGIIYAGAQKNVGPSGVTIVIVRKDLIGNAQEITPIMLDYKIHADNNSLYNTPPCYCIYMCGLVFEDLLAQGGLEEVEKKNKKKAELLYSAIDLSNGFYRCPVEKSVRSLMNVPFTLEKPELEADFVKEAAKEKMIQLKGHRSVGGMRASIYNAMPLAGVEKLVAFMKDFQARHA encoded by the coding sequence ATGGCAGCCTCACCCCACTCTATCCTCCTCCGGAACCCTAACCGCCCCTTCCTCAAAACCTCTTCACCACCCATCTTCCCCACAACCACCCACCTCAACAGCCTCAAGCTCCCCACTAAACCCATTTCGATCAGATGCGCCGCTCCGACCCAAACGCAGGATCAGCTCCCACTGACCCAGACCCAATCCCAAGATCGAGTATTCAACTTCGCTGCCGGGCCTGCCACCCTCCCGGAGAACGTTCTCCTCAAGGCTCAGTCGGAGCTTTACAATTGGCGGGGATCCGGCATGAGCGTCATGGAAATGAGCCACCGAGGCAAGGAGTTCCTCTCCATTATCCAGAAGGCCGAGTCCGATCTCCGTACCCTTCTGAATATCCCCTCCGAATACGCGATCCTCTTCCTCCAAGGCGGCGCCACCACGCAGTTCGCTGCGATCCCTTTAAATCTGGTTAAACCCAACGACCCAGTGGATTACCTGGTCACCGGGTCGTGGGGGGACAAGGCCTTTAAGGAGTCAAAGAAGTTCAGCAAAGCCAAGGTGATCTGGTCCGGCAAATCGGACAACTACACGAGAATTCCTTCCTTCGAGGGGTTGGAGCAGCGCCCGGACGCCAAGTATTTGCATATATGCGCCAACGAAACCATTCATGGGGTCGAGTTCAAGAATTACCCAACTCCAAAGAATGGTATACTTATCGCCGACATGTCTTCGAACTTCTGTTCGAAGCCTGTCGACGTGTCGAAATTCGGGATCATATACGCTGGGGCTCAGAAGAACGTGGGGCCATCTGGGGTGACCATTGTGATCGTCCGGAAGGATCTGATTGGGAATGCTCAGGAGATTACACCCATTATGCTGGACTACAAGATCCACGCAGACAACAACTCGCTCTATAACACACCTCCTTGTTACTGCATCTACATGTGCGGATTGGTGTTCGAGGACTTGTTGGCGCAAGGGGGGTTGGAGGAGGtggagaagaagaacaagaagaaggcCGAACTTCTGTACAGTGCGATCGATTTGAGCAATGGATTCTACAGGTGCCCGGTTGAGAAGTCGGTGAGGTCGTTGATGAACGTACCGTTCACGTTGGAGAAGCCGGAGTTGGAGGCTGACTTTGTGAAGGAGGCAGCTAAGGAGAAGATGATTCAGCTCAAGGGGCATAGGTCGGTTGGAGGTATGCGTGCTTCCATATATAATGCTATGCCATTGGCTGGGGTTGAGAAATTGGTTGCTTTCATGAAGGATTTTCAGGCAAGGCATGCTTGA